The Perognathus longimembris pacificus isolate PPM17 chromosome 3, ASM2315922v1, whole genome shotgun sequence nucleotide sequence TTGTCTCACAGGGAAATCcaacaaagcaagagaaaaaacagGCTTAATATCTATGGTTTGCGTGGTGTGGGGGACCAAGCCTAAAATCCCCGCATTTGGGAAGTGTAGAGACTGTGGGTTCAAGTCCAGCTACACTAACCATAACTCAAAATGCATAAAAGCCCCGTGGCTAATCCCTTCAAATAGGACAACCCCTTCCACCTCCACTGCCCTAGGAATTACCAGTCCTCTAACTTGCAAAATGAAAACAGACACTTcgcataaaaaacaacaacaatccttTAATAAACAAAATTAGCCCAAGTGAAACTCCCCAATACTTTAAGGTTCTAGTCTTGGATGGGGTTAGCTGCAGAGTCCCAGTTCAGAAGCCCAGGGGCTCAGTCCAGACGAGTCAGTGCTGGTATCTTGTTGAGGCGCCGGGAGGAAAACGGGTGCCtaggtccggggggggggggggggggcagcaatcAGTCTCGGCACAAACAGAGCCCTGCTGTCGTCACAGGGCGGCCGCGAGCGCAGCCGGAGGCCCTAGCCCTCTCCCACGCTTCCCCGGAGGCAGGCCGGCCGGAAGGAGAGCGGTTTGTTACCAGGTCCCGGCCGCGCCGCACAGgcgcatgaatgaatgaagatggaggatggagggcGACCAGATGTGAAGGCCTCGGCAGCAAGGGGGTGGCGCAGGCACCCGAGTAGAGGGACGAATCCTCTGCCACCAAAGCCTGGAGACCAGCAGTCACGTCTGAAGTCCCGGCGAGGGCTAAGCACCAAGCTGAAGGAACAACCGCCAGCCTCTTCGCCTTAGCTGCCCATCTCAGTCCTGCACAGTCAGAGCGCAAGGCCGAGTGTTCCAGAAGGTGCGGCGGCCGCACCGCAGCCCATCAAGTCACTCCGAGGCTGGGGGCccggaggcgggcgggcgggaggggtcGGCCCCGCCCGTCCCGCAGGCAGGCCCGGGACTCGGGCCCCGCGGCGGGCCTGGCgggcgcgggggggaggggcgcgcgAGGCGAGGCGAGGGGAGCGGAGGGcacgggagggggggggccccgcgcgccccgcggcgGCTCAGCTCTTCCGGTGAGGACGGCGGTGGCCCTTAAAAGGGCCTTTGTGGTGGCATggagggcggcgggcgggggccgcggcgcGGGCGCCCCTCAGTACTCCTGCGAGGCCTGGGTGCCCTTCTTGCCGCTCGCCGGCGCCTTGGGCCCCACGGTGGCGCTCGTCTTCTTGGGCAGCAGCACGGCCTGGATGTTGGGCAGGACGCCGCCCTGCGCGATCGTCACGCCGCCCAGCAGCTTGTTGAGCTCCTCGTCGTTGCGGATGGCCAGCTGCAGGTGGCGGGGGATGATGCGCGTCTTCTTGTTGTCGCGGGCCGCGTTGCCCGCCAGCTCCAGGATCTCGGCCGTCAGGTACTCGAGCACCGCCGCCAGGTACACCGGCGCGCCGGCGCCCACCCGCTCGGCGTAGTGGCCCTTCCGCAGCAGCCGGTGGACGCGGCCCACCGGGAACTGCAGGCCGGCGCGCGAAGAGCGAGACTTGGCTTTGGCGCGGGCCTTACCGCCGGTCTTGCCGCGGCCGGACATGGTGCGCGAGGTAGACGGGTGAAGACGGACGCCCCGGAGCCCCTCAACCGCCACTCGCCGCAGTCCAACTGTCGCCGAGCGCGCCGCGAGCTCCCCTTATAAGCTCTCAGGGCACGCCCCTGCGCCCTCCAGATTGGTCCTGCTCTCTAGCCCCTGCGCCTGACTGGCTGCGGCCGACACTTCCGCAACGTGCGTCAGAGGAGGGTACGCGCCCCGCGATTGGCCGAATTTGAAAACCTTTTGCCCGGGGAACCTGCGTGGAGGAGGGACGACGTGCTGAGCGCCCACCACCTCCTGACATAGCCAATCCGTGCAAAGCGCGCGAAATTTAAACGGCACGGCCTGACACGAGACCCGGAAGACAAAAGGATGGGATCTCAAGCTTCGGGCAAATCTGTGCTGGGATAGGATCTTCGAAGGGGCCCACCCGGTTGCccatggatcacacctgtaatcctagctactcaggaggcggtgATCTGAGGCTCCttcccagcctgggaaggaaagccattGACTCTTACCACCTATTAATTTCCAAAaaccaagaagtggagctgtggctcgagtgatagccctggaaccttgagtgaaaaagctaagggacagcacacacgCCCAGGAAAGAAAAGGTCAACACTATACACTATACCTCTGCCTCCTTGGGGCTAACAAAAACAgaacatgagagaaaaataaaaccctgagccagggctggggatatggcctagtggaaagagtgcctgccccatatacatgaggccctgggttcgattccccagcaccacatatacagaaaatggccagaagtggcgctgtggctcaagtggcagagtgctagccttgagcaggaagaagccagggacagtgctcaggccctgagtccaaggcccaggactggctaaaaaaaaacaaaaaacaaaacaaaacaaaaaaaactttgagccagagcaccagtggttaattggagataagagtctcacagactttcttgcctggactggcttcgaaccatgaccctcaaatctcagcctcctaagtagttaggatcataggcatgagccaccagtgcccagctgagtattttaacttttattcaaCATGTTCTTCCTGGTCTCAGttcagtatttatttacttatactggtactggggtttaaactcagggtctttagCTCttgctcaacattttttttctcatggcagTCTACCACTGTACCTccagtctggtattttgctggttagttgaagataaagactcttgtggacttttctcatctggattggcttcaaatggcagtcctcagatctcagtctcccgagaagctaagattatatgtGAACCACTGGTTTTTGGCTTCTGTAATTTAGTAGAGAGGATCTAATACAGCAGAGAGATAGATATCCTCTGGTAAAGGATACTGCCACCACCCTCCTAATTTATTCTGTTAGTATAGAAACTACActggctgggatatagctcaatggtagagcacttgtctagtacatggaaaccctgagttcattccccagcactgaagtggggaaggaaagaggaaatataCCTGTAGGAACAAGAAAAAGGCAATACTTTTATTATCACTTTTGGGAGCACTGGGCTCTGTATCTGCTCTAATCAGAACACATAATTTATAGTCAAATATAAAGTTGTCTATGGTCCTAGTTCTAGTCTAGGTTTTATGTCAAGGCCCAGCATATACCTCAAGTCAAATTTGGGAGCTGAGTTAGGAATATCCACATAAAAGCTGCTGTGTCCCACCTTAGGAGCCTGCAAAGATGGAATGGAAAGAGCGTGGCGAGATGAGGAAAGCCACAGGCAAAATCCAATCATCATGAAAAGGCCAGAAAGGTCCAGGATGTCAATGCTGAGAGCAAAATCTCAAGGAAAGTGAAGATTGGAAGAGACCTGGGCCAGGAGCCATCAGTCTTAGACCACACAAAGGTTGGCCTATGTCAGACCCCCTGGAGACTCGTGAGGTAAAGGGGAACTCAGACATCATAGAAGAGTCGGACAAGTTGGTATCGAATGGAGAAGGTGACAGCACTGCCCAGGATCTGCAAAGAGAAAGGGTCTGGaataagaagcaaagaaagggggaCAAGGAAGCACAAACCCCCTCCTTGCCCTCACCTGAAGCAGCAATAGCAGCAATGTGAGGTTTCTCTCATGGATGGGCCCAAAGACTTTAATTAGCAAGTTGATAAGAGTCATGTTGTTACATTCAGTGAAGGCACCATCCTTGTCTTCACCATGGCGCACAGTCACAAGCTGGAGATTCTCTGCTACCTGAGTGCCAAGGTTAGAGAGAACTTCAGCTCATACTGACATTCCAGGAATGGGAATCTGCTTGATGCTGCCAGGTTCCCCTTGAATACTGATGTAGGCCTAGGATCCCATTTCCCAAGCTGAGGATGGTGGCCTGGGGCCTTACCTCCTTGTTACCTAGTTACCTTTAACACAAAGGTGCCCAAGAATGAGAGGCTCTTGGTCTTGAACTTGGAATAGCTCATCTCCAGTTTGCCTGTCTCGGTATTGAGTCTGCAGGGGGAAGACAGCGTTACCTGACTAGACCACTACTCAAAGAACTCTCCTCCCTGTGGATAATTACCAGGAAGAGCAATGAAAGTGGAATCAAACAACCTGAGATCTATTTCTGTGTCTGTTGCTTACCTCTCATCAGAACTGCTGTGAACATTCGGATTATGTATGCAAATGTGCTTTGTACATTCTACAGGGCCCACTACCTTTACATAGGGAATGCATAGGCTATTTTTAGGTCTCTCAAGTGAAAGCTATGCTATCCCTCTCAAGCCCCGAAGTGGCTACCTGGGCATACGGTGGCGAGGGCAGGGAATGATGCGCAGGAGTTGAGGCAGTGAGTAGAGGAAGTTGAACACCTGTGGTATGAAGAAGAGTAGCATGGTCTTGCTGAAGTGTCCCAGGATGCCCACCACGGCAAAGGTCATGCCGGCAAAGTAACAGAAGGTATCTCCCACAAACACCCGTGATGGGTACCTGTGTGGAGAAGAGCATCTGAGCCAACAGCAAGAAGCCTTGCTAATTTTTCCTCTCACATCACACATCTGTACAGCAAGCCTGCTTTGATCCTGGTTCTGACTAAACTGATACAATCGCTGTCTTAGCACCTCTGCAGGCCCCAAGGCCCCAAATTCGTCTATTCCAGGGGCTCCACGGCCTTAACTACTGCTGGGTAGAGGGCAATTTCAGAACATTACTGGGCTGAGGTTGCAGCTCAGTGGTAAATCACTCGGCTAGCATGTAGGAGGCCATAAGTTTGATCCCAAGCACcacggggaaggggtggggaggaataACAGGCTACAACAACTGAAGACACTGAAAACACTCAGCCAAAGTATGCAGAAGTTTAGTCTATCAGGAACTAAATCAGGATGCCACATATGCAGACATCTGTCTCCTGAATCCACAGGCCTACTTACCAGTTATGGTACAGCAATCCCAAAGTGGTGAAAAAAAAGGGTATCATGAAGTAGAGAGAAAAGACATGATCATCTCCATAATCACCTTcggaaaagaagggaaagtgaatacaGGCCCCATGTCCCGTGCcctgtttttgtctctctctcttaaatTCTATTCCCGGTTGTATCATTCATTTCACCcaagtcccttttttttttttagctctttttaaaactagcatatattatataaagAAGTTTCATTGTGATTATTTCCATAcatatgtttttaatgtacttaCATCAAGTTCCCTCCCTaaattgggcactggtgactcacacctataatcctagctactcaggaggctgggctctggggaatcaaggttcaaagacagcctgggcagaatcttcaattaaccagcaaaatgttggtcTGGAAgcatgtctcaaaaacaaaaacaaaaccagagtgGGAgcagaaggccttgagttcaaaccctgattagcaccaaaccaaacaaacaaaaaccctaatgAATGGCCAGGTGCCATGgctccagtgactcaggaggctgagatctgaggatcatggttcaaagttagcatgggcaggaaagcccctgagactcttatctccaatgaatcaccagaaaaccagaagtagcactgtgattcaagtgatagagtactagcctttagctgaaggccttgagttcaagccccagaaatggcaccaaaaacaagacaaagtgCCTAATGTCTTAAATTTGATTTAGATATTCTGACCTAGGTTTGAATACCGGCTTCATTTCCTAGCACTGTGAGCTTAAATATGGCACATTTACCTTCTCTACCTCcattttctcacctgtaaaaCAGGCGTCATCCCTGTAATACAGAGATGTTAAAAGATTGACATGGGATAATGTTTTAGAAGTGCATAGTTTAGAACTGGGCCATGATTCATGTAGCAGGCACCTGCCTTATGTGCTCAAGCCAAGTTCAATCCCAAATACTGACCAAAAacctaaaaacaacaaaacaataacagtGCTTAGCTTTAAGACAATTTTCCCCCTTGGGCTTTTGAACTCATGGCATAGCTCCTGCTAtacaccacttaagccatgcttccatccctgctttttactaattttataagctcgttttattttcaaattctttttttttttttttttttttttggccagtcttgggccttggactcagggcctgagcactgtccctggcttctttttgctcaaggctagcactctgccacctgagccacagcgccacttctggctgttttctatatatgtggtgctggggaatcgatcccagggcttcatctatacgaggcaagcactcttgccactaggccatattcccagacctttattttctttttttttgccagtcctgggccttggactcagggcctgagcactgtccctggcttcttcccgctcaaggctagcactctgccacttgagccacagcgccgcttctggccgttttctgtatatgtggtgctggggaatcgaacctagggcctcgtgtatccgaggcaggcactcttgccactaggctatatccccagccccccagacctttattttcaaattcttcaatatgatctttctttctttcttcctgctgcctatactaaggcttgaactcagagccttttttttttttttttttttggccagtcctgggtcttggactcagggcctgagcactgtccctggcttcttcttgctcaaggctagcactctgccttttgagccacagcgcacttctggccattttctgtatatgtggtgctggggaatcgaacccagggcctcatgtatacaaggcaagcactcttgtcactaggccaaatccccagcccccaaagagcCTCTTGTTTGAAtggcacttttccacttgagccatgcctccagccctctgctggttattttagaaacaGAGTCTCTGAGTTTTCTggttgggctggctccaaactgccaGTCTCTGgagttcagcctcttgagtaactagaatcacaggcatgagccactagttcctgACTTAATTAGTAAGCAGTAATTTGCAAAGTAGCTTCCCTGATCTTCCTTAGATACATGATGCTTTCCCCTCTGAATTCTCCAAAGCCATACATATACTTATGCACATACATCAGACAACTAACTTTCTTAACCTTTGGATCCCTCTCATCCTATCTCCAATGTCACCCACCTTCTAGCTCCACCAGGTTGAAGATAATGATAGAAGCAGAGATGACCAGTGACTGACCAGCCTCTAGGCCATTAATTCCTGCTAAGATATTGATGGCATTCGTACAGAACACTGCAAGCAGCCCCATGTAGACATAGTACAGGATCCCTAGAGGGAGACAGGGTATGACAGAACAGTGCCACCTAAGAAAGGAGAATTTAAGACACAGGATGAAGGACTACCAGAAAGGGACATAACAGGAACactgggagggggctgggaatatggcctagtggcaggagtgcttgcctcgtatacatgaagccctgggttcgattccccagcaccacatatacagaaaatggccagaagtggtgctgtggctcaagtggcagagtgctagccttgagcaaaaagaagccagggacagtgctcaggccttgagtccaggcaaaaaaataaaataaggaacacTTGGAGCAGAATGTGGGATACTGAGAAGGATCCTCTGATACCTGCAtaggttggggtggggtggggggaagagtggAGGATGCCCTGAAGTATGTGCCACAGAGGCAGTAGTGGCAGGGCTACTAACCCAAGTCCAGATGCAGGCCAAGAAGTGGACGCAAAGGCTTAGGTACCACAATGGTCGTGTTGCCAAAGTTGGTGAAGTAGACCATGAGGAGAGGTAGTGAGGCCGCTGTGGGAAGCAGCAGCTTGTGGCGCCAGCGCAGATTCAATACATCGTCGGCGAAGCCCAGGAAGATCATGCAGCAGATGGCAAGCAGGGCACCTATCAGGGCCACAAACTGGGGGAGGCTCGGGCAGGTCATGACTCAAGCCTGCTCCCCCATTCCACCTTTCAAGAATCCCTGTCTTTTCAGTtctgtccccagccccttctcccaAGTCCAAATAACCCCAACATTCTCAGGtgactccccaccccgccccccaagccCCATCCAAAGGCTCCCGCTAGCCCACTTACTTCATGGTGGGGAAATGCCTTACACTGCTCCTCCACAAAGCAGttcaggaaggggaaagggatgaAGCAGAAGAGGATGATAAGGAAAACAGCGCCGCTGATCACTCCCTGGGACTCCGGGCTGCGGCCCAGCAGCAAGtggtgggaaggaggaaaaggaaacggGGCGTGGTTGGTTATTCACTAGGGCCAAGGTTACAGCGATCCCAAATggttgtttttactttgtttcgTGGGGAAGAGGGCACCCGCGGCTGGAGTTCCTGACAGGTCCAAGggtctccctccatccttcccccagGCGAGTCAGTCCCGCCTTCCTCCGCCCGGAATTCCAGAATGCCTGGGTGGTCAGCTCTGGGCGTCTCCCGCCCCCACCGGAGTCCCGCACCTGGGTCTCGGGCCTCCCACCCGGGACGCGCGGGTTCCGCTACTCACATTTCCCGCCGGATGGGTTTGTTGAGGTCCCGGCCGCAGAGGCGCGCGGCGATGAAGTGCTCGCGGAAGGCGGGGATGAGGGTGACGGTGGCCACGAAGCCCAGCAGCGAGCC carries:
- the LOC125349644 gene encoding histone H2AX; protein product: MSGRGKTGGKARAKAKSRSSRAGLQFPVGRVHRLLRKGHYAERVGAGAPVYLAAVLEYLTAEILELAGNAARDNKKTRIIPRHLQLAIRNDEELNKLLGGVTIAQGGVLPNIQAVLLPKKTSATVGPKAPASGKKGTQASQEY
- the Dpagt1 gene encoding UDP-N-acetylglucosamine--dolichyl-phosphate N-acetylglucosaminephosphotransferase isoform X1; its protein translation is MGAFPDLPVPPPLVVNLIGSLLGFVATVTLIPAFREHFIAARLCGRDLNKPIRREIPESQGVISGAVFLIILFCFIPFPFLNCFVEEQCKAFPHHEFVALIGALLAICCMIFLGFADDVLNLRWRHKLLLPTAASLPLLMVYFTNFGNTTIVVPKPLRPLLGLHLDLGILYYVYMGLLAVFCTNAINILAGINGLEAGQSLVISASIIIFNLVELEGDYGDDHVFSLYFMIPFFFTTLGLLYHNWYPSRVFVGDTFCYFAGMTFAVVGILGHFSKTMLLFFIPQVFNFLYSLPQLLRIIPCPRHRMPRLNTETGKLEMSYSKFKTKSLSFLGTFVLKVAENLQLVTVRHGEDKDGAFTECNNMTLINLLIKVFGPIHERNLTLLLLLLQILGSAVTFSIRYQLVRLFYDV
- the Dpagt1 gene encoding UDP-N-acetylglucosamine--dolichyl-phosphate N-acetylglucosaminephosphotransferase isoform X2, encoding MIFLGFADDVLNLRWRHKLLLPTAASLPLLMVYFTNFGNTTIVVPKPLRPLLGLHLDLGILYYVYMGLLAVFCTNAINILAGINGLEAGQSLVISASIIIFNLVELEGDYGDDHVFSLYFMIPFFFTTLGLLYHNWYPSRVFVGDTFCYFAGMTFAVVGILGHFSKTMLLFFIPQVFNFLYSLPQLLRIIPCPRHRMPRLNTETGKLEMSYSKFKTKSLSFLGTFVLKVAENLQLVTVRHGEDKDGAFTECNNMTLINLLIKVFGPIHERNLTLLLLLLQILGSAVTFSIRYQLVRLFYDV